From a single Schistosoma mansoni strain Puerto Rico chromosome 4, complete genome genomic region:
- a CDS encoding putative origin recognition complex subunit, with protein sequence MDLICDVLRIKLRGNQHRLLYFDKELKYLQDLISSTVSKGESSSILIIGRRGVGKHHLIKEAIKKAKEDPNIGSGISEVYLNGLVHTDDRSAMKSLAKQLHNESLLSNLVQPDRNSTSDFHNSMINLPFSQQLNSFLNEVRQNHGTRKAILIVLSEFDLFALHHNQLLLYNLFDCCQSPESRICIIGLTCRLDIMELLEKRVKSRFSHRQIYLTSPGAPIENTDSYASNNNDNHDNSRSEPFKRFCEICKHLLSVDIHDLLPQLSPLLCKLNSKEHRELELSIKSWNHHIEKLMLDEIVIDSLRQAWSISVSIKRLINLLIPIVASLGPEHDRIEPVQFIESLCTLQQDSKLTALKGCSVLELFLITAMVKLQDMNVGKPVNFESLYSEYLKFCRSNCPGHLYDKPVVMKALDNLIDFELIISGKAAVTASTGLSTAGSNNKAIWSSSALPNYRPLFCYVDNDTLTACLDTYPNCPVELRYWIHSRTF encoded by the exons ATGGATCTGATTTGTGATGTGCTACGCATAAAATTAAGAGGAAATCAACATCGTCTTCTGTATTTTGATAAAGAGTTGAAATATTTACAGGACCTTATTTCATCCACAGTTTCAAAAGGTGAAAGTAGCTCCATATTAATAATTGGTAGAAGAGGTGTTGGTAAACATCat CTAATCAAAGAAGCAATAAAAAAAGCAAAAGAAGACCCAAATATTGGCTCCGGAATTTCTGAAGTTTACTTAAACG GTTTAGTTCACACAGACGACCGTTCTGCTATGAAATCACTAGCTAAACAACTACATAATGAATCTCTATTAAGTAATCTAGTCCAACCAGATCGTAATTCAACTTCTGATTTTCACAACAGTATGATAAATTTGCCTTTTTCTCAACAGctcaattcatttttaaatgagGTCCGTCAAAATCATGGAACTCGAAAAGCTATTCTAATTGTCCTGAGTGAATTTGATCTTTTTGCTTTACATCATAATCAGTTGTTGTTATACAATTTATTCGATTGTTGTCAATCTCCTGAATCTCGTATTTGTATCATTGGACTAACGTGCCGTTTA GATATTATGGAATTATTAGAAAAACGAGTTAAATCAAGATTTTCACACCGTCAAATTTATCTTACATCACCTGGAGCACCAATTGAGAATACTGATTCTTATGCATCTAACAACAACGACAATCATGATAATTCACGATCTGAACCATTTAAACGATTTTGTGAAATCTGTAAACATTTATTAAGTGTTGATATTCATGATCTACTACCACAATTATCACCATTATTGTGTAAATTGAACTCTAAAGAGCATCGGGAATTAGAGTTGTCAATTAAATCATGGAATCATCATATTGAAAAATTAATGCTTGATGAAATTGTAATTGATTCGTTAAGACAAGCATGGTCTATTTCAGTGAGCATTAAACGTTTGATCAATTTGTTG ATTCCAATAGTTGCTTCGCTTGGACCTGAACACGATCGTATTGAACCAGTGCAATTTATAGAGTCTTTATGTACATTACAACAAGATTCAAAGCTCACTGCACTGAAGG GTTGTTCCGTATTAGAGCTATTTTTAATTACTGCCATGGTCAAACTTCAAGATATGAATGTTGGAAAACCAGTTAACTTTGAGAGTTTGTATTCTG AATACTTAAAGTTTTGTCGTTCCAATTGTCCTGGCCATTTATACGATAAACCTGTTGTTATGAAAGCATTAGACAATCTGATTGACTTTGAATTGATTATATCTGGTAAAGCTGCAGTCACTGCATCCACTGGTCTATCGACCGCTGGATCCAACAATAAAGCAATTTGGAGTTCATCTGCTTTACCAAATTATCGTCCATTATTTTGTTATGTAGACAATGATACTCTCACCGCTTGTTTAGATACCTATCCAAATTGTCCAGTTGAATTGCGATATTGGATACATTCAAGGACGTTTTGA